The sequence CCCTTCCGCGACTCCATCACCAACGCGGGCTCGGCGGATGACATCGAGGCCGCGCAGGCCGCCATCCGCAAGCTGCACGACACCTTCCAGGGGCAGGTGCTGCCGCTCGTGACTCGCTGAGCGGACGCAGGGCCGGTCGTTTCAAAAGGGGGCAGTACCATGCGACGTGCGTTGATGTTGGGAGCGCTGCTGTTGTGGACCACGGGCTGCGGAGAGGAGGCGCCTGGAGCGCCGGCCGAGCCGCCGCGCGCGGGAGGCGCGACGACCATCGATGACCGCACGTCGCTGGCCTTCGCCCAGCCCGCGCCCAACCTGACGGCCGAGGACGCGGAGCGGCACCGGGTGGGCGACGCGGCCTTCGAGGCCGTCTTCGTTCCCGGCCCCGCGGTCATCAACCCGGGGCTGGGGCCCGTCTACAACAACACCTCCTGCAACGGCTGCCACCTGCGCAACGGGCGAGGCATGCCGGTGATGGGCACGGGCCCGCAGCGCACGCAGTTGCTCGTGCGGGTGAGCCTGCCGGACGGCACGCCGGACCATCCCAATGGCTCGGTGCCGGTGCCGGGCTTCGGCTTCCAGGTGCAGGACCAGGCCAACTACGGCGTGCAGCCTGAGGCCTCCGTCGCGCTCGAGTGGGTGGAGACGCAGGGGCGCTACGCGGACGGCATGGCGTACTCGCTGCGCTCGCCGAAGGTGAGCATCACCCCGAAGAGCGGTGCCACGCTGCCCGAGCGCATGCTGATGTCGCTGCGGCTGCCTCCGCCGGTGTTCGGGCTGGGGCTGCTGGAGGCGGTGGACGTGTCCACGCTCCAGGCGCTGGCGGACCCGGATGACAGGAACGGGGACGGTGTGTCGGGGCGGCTGAACGAGGTCTGGGACGTGGCGGCCCAGGCGCTGGCTCCGGGGCGCTTCGGGTGGAAGGCGAACAGCCCGCACCTGAGGCAGCAGTCCGCGGAGGCGTACTTCAACGACATGGGCATTTCGAATCCCCTCTTCCCGGAGCAGGACGGCACGCACGAAATCACGCGCGACACGCTGGAGGCGGCGGTG comes from Pyxidicoccus parkwaysis and encodes:
- a CDS encoding di-heme oxidoreductase family protein: MRRALMLGALLLWTTGCGEEAPGAPAEPPRAGGATTIDDRTSLAFAQPAPNLTAEDAERHRVGDAAFEAVFVPGPAVINPGLGPVYNNTSCNGCHLRNGRGMPVMGTGPQRTQLLVRVSLPDGTPDHPNGSVPVPGFGFQVQDQANYGVQPEASVALEWVETQGRYADGMAYSLRSPKVSITPKSGATLPERMLMSLRLPPPVFGLGLLEAVDVSTLQALADPDDRNGDGVSGRLNEVWDVAAQALAPGRFGWKANSPHLRQQSAEAYFNDMGISNPLFPEQDGTHEITRDTLEAAVFYAQSLGVPARTALSDLEVVRGEKLFKSLGCEQCHRETLETGTHTVAELVHQRIHPYTDLLLHDMGPELADGRPDGAATGAEWRTPALWGLGLTQTVLPYAAFLHDGRARTLEEAILWHGGESAAAREGFRGLSASDRAALVEFLHSL